A region of Deinococcus rubellus DNA encodes the following proteins:
- a CDS encoding GGDEF domain-containing protein: MAAHDFSLHLPAYDPYGEAVRRRLYIGAVSFGVLLLGGSVALQWWLNLREPYLLYIAPLLLILGLADLWWLLTKRSLAVAEIVGIGVLAAATVVHVALVSLGPQPQGAYPNSGPYWTVVCVCTLAFLALPPRRAATFNLAFVVLAVAVPWVLPGSQVSHFAAGLVRLQLNAVIVVLLIWGLAWFRAQHASQAETQELLRQMAFTDALTRLPNRRAVYPAVDALLSDAARGQSGSLFLVDLDHFKRINDQYGHSVGDEVLVAAGQVLRNCAAEVGANPPTVGRWGGEEFIVVMPGTTPESARVRAEQLLAEFRAWSWPHGLRVTVSIGSSSVRSGEEFSALLARADEAMYAAKSAGRDRAVASGSAALVFPH; encoded by the coding sequence GTGGCGGCCCACGACTTCAGCCTTCATCTGCCCGCCTACGATCCTTACGGTGAGGCGGTGCGGCGGCGGCTCTATATCGGCGCGGTCTCCTTCGGTGTTCTGCTGCTGGGTGGAAGCGTCGCCTTGCAGTGGTGGCTGAACCTGCGAGAACCTTATCTGCTCTATATCGCGCCGCTACTCCTGATCCTCGGTCTGGCGGATTTGTGGTGGCTGCTGACGAAGAGGTCACTGGCTGTTGCCGAGATTGTGGGAATCGGGGTGCTGGCCGCCGCGACGGTTGTGCATGTGGCGCTGGTCAGCCTGGGGCCGCAGCCGCAGGGCGCTTACCCGAACAGTGGCCCCTACTGGACAGTGGTCTGCGTTTGTACACTGGCTTTTCTGGCCCTGCCGCCGCGCCGCGCCGCTACCTTCAATCTGGCGTTCGTGGTTCTGGCGGTTGCGGTGCCCTGGGTCTTGCCGGGTAGTCAGGTCAGTCATTTTGCCGCCGGACTGGTGCGGTTGCAGCTCAACGCCGTGATCGTGGTGCTGCTGATCTGGGGCCTGGCGTGGTTTCGCGCCCAGCACGCCAGCCAGGCGGAGACCCAGGAACTGCTGCGCCAGATGGCCTTCACGGACGCTCTGACCCGGCTGCCTAACCGCCGCGCCGTCTACCCGGCGGTGGACGCCCTTTTATCGGACGCGGCGCGGGGTCAGAGCGGGTCTCTTTTTCTGGTGGACCTCGATCACTTCAAACGCATCAACGACCAGTACGGGCATAGCGTCGGCGACGAGGTGCTGGTGGCGGCGGGGCAGGTGCTGCGAAACTGCGCCGCTGAAGTCGGCGCGAATCCGCCCACGGTGGGGCGCTGGGGCGGCGAGGAATTTATCGTGGTGATGCCGGGCACGACGCCCGAAAGTGCCCGAGTGCGCGCCGAGCAACTGCTCGCGGAGTTCCGTGCCTGGTCCTGGCCGCACGGCCTGCGGGTCACCGTGAGCATCGGGTCGAGCAGCGTCCGCAGCGGTGAGGAATTCAGCGCTCTGCTGGCCCGCGCCGACGAGGCCATGTACGCGGCCAAGTCGGCAGGCCGTGACCGGGCCGTGGCGTCCGGCAGTGCGGCCCTGGTCTTTCCGCATTGA
- a CDS encoding glycoside hydrolase family 13 protein: protein MSIRTPEWVKDAVFYQIFPDRFARSGRQNLNLHLQVWGEAPTFHDYMGGDLWGVIERLDHIQGLGVNALYFCPVFQSASNHRYHTHDYFKVDPMLGGDEALHALIDAAHTRGMKVVLDGVFNHASRGFFQFNDLLEQGEHSAYRDWFHVQAWPLYPYEHQHPANYAAWWGNRALPKFNTSNSPVREFLWSVAEYWMRFGIDGWRLDVPNEIDDDSFWQEFRRRVKAIDPDAYIVGEIWGDAQRWLSGDQFDAVMNYNFTRPCLAYFGARTLDNAMNEVSGIEHLEPLDTATFAQRVTEVARSYDPQVIQAQLNLLDSHDTARFLTAVRGDASAFRLATIFQMTYLGAPCIYYGDEIGLPGGPDPDCRRAFPWDQPESWDRQTLHLIQTLTAARHASKALRRGSFAVLHAQGDLLAYRREDAGAYAYVLMNTGQDASDLSLSGLTPGGYLDALSGHRYVVGESQTFSVPGRGALVLTQP from the coding sequence GTGAGTATCCGCACGCCCGAATGGGTCAAAGACGCCGTCTTCTATCAGATCTTCCCCGACCGCTTTGCCCGCAGTGGCCGCCAGAACCTGAATCTTCACCTGCAAGTCTGGGGAGAAGCGCCCACCTTCCACGACTACATGGGCGGCGATCTGTGGGGCGTCATCGAGCGCCTGGACCACATCCAGGGCCTGGGTGTCAACGCGCTCTACTTCTGCCCGGTGTTTCAGTCGGCCAGTAACCACCGCTACCACACCCACGACTACTTCAAGGTCGATCCGATGCTGGGCGGCGACGAGGCACTGCATGCCCTGATCGACGCGGCCCACACGCGCGGCATGAAGGTGGTCCTCGATGGGGTGTTCAACCACGCCTCGCGCGGGTTCTTTCAGTTCAACGACCTGCTCGAACAGGGCGAACACAGTGCCTACCGCGACTGGTTTCATGTCCAGGCCTGGCCGCTCTATCCCTACGAGCACCAGCACCCGGCCAACTACGCCGCCTGGTGGGGCAACCGGGCGCTGCCCAAATTCAACACGTCCAATTCCCCGGTGCGCGAGTTTCTGTGGAGCGTGGCCGAATACTGGATGCGTTTCGGCATCGACGGCTGGCGCTTGGACGTGCCCAACGAGATCGACGACGATTCGTTCTGGCAGGAGTTTCGCCGCCGGGTTAAGGCCATCGACCCCGACGCCTACATCGTGGGCGAGATTTGGGGCGACGCCCAGCGCTGGCTCTCGGGCGATCAGTTCGACGCGGTGATGAACTACAACTTCACCCGCCCCTGTCTGGCGTACTTCGGGGCCAGAACGCTGGACAACGCCATGAACGAAGTGTCCGGCATCGAACATCTGGAGCCGCTGGACACCGCCACCTTCGCCCAGCGCGTGACTGAGGTGGCGCGGTCTTACGATCCGCAGGTCATTCAGGCGCAGCTCAATCTGCTCGACAGCCACGACACCGCCCGCTTTCTGACGGCGGTGCGCGGCGACGCCTCGGCCTTTCGGCTGGCGACCATCTTTCAGATGACCTATCTCGGCGCGCCTTGCATCTACTACGGCGACGAGATCGGCCTGCCCGGCGGCCCCGACCCGGACTGCCGCCGCGCCTTTCCCTGGGACCAGCCGGAAAGCTGGGACCGTCAGACCCTGCATCTGATTCAGACCCTGACCGCCGCCAGGCACGCCAGCAAAGCCCTCCGGCGCGGCAGCTTCGCAGTGCTGCACGCCCAGGGTGATCTGCTGGCCTACCGCCGTGAGGACGCGGGCGCGTACGCCTACGTGCTGATGAATACCGGCCAGGACGCCAGCGATCTGAGTCTGAGCGGCCTGACGCCGGGGGGCTACCTGGACGCCCTGAGCGGCCACCGCTACGTCGTGGGCGAGTCGCAGACCTTCAGCGTGCCGGGGCGCGGAGCGCTGGTGCTGACCCAGCCGTAG
- a CDS encoding HDIG domain-containing metalloprotein gives MPHRVKLPAFPPGALLVGGAARDLLRGQMPSDYDWAAPDPAQAARWTAGTGGAAFPLDERRGHWRAIVGGVQHDFVPLPADLGSELLRRDFTVNALAMDQAGRVTDPAGGLTDLRRRSLRMISEQNLRDDPLRLLRAARLSTTLDFRLEAQTRLSVQHLAAEALAQHWPLPAAERSGAELNALLLSDRAASGVLLLKELNLLALYLPELLEGAGVVQGGFHHLDVLHHNIEALHQLLARFPDADLALRWATLLHDVGKPRTRGVNPNTGRNTYYGHAEVGAQMTAEMLTRLKQPRGLTERVSALVGAHMVHLPTTEREASRFVHRRRPLLPDLLGLMLADREASRGPHSTPQTRLAYQLGFEQILSAQQERPAPPPPLLSGRQVMALLNIPPGPVVGEVIRAVNEAAALGDIRTPAEAEAFVQAGRDSFMSNQSGPQQVDSQT, from the coding sequence ATGCCGCACCGAGTGAAGCTGCCCGCCTTTCCGCCCGGCGCGCTCCTAGTCGGCGGCGCGGCCCGCGACCTGCTGCGCGGCCAGATGCCCAGCGATTACGACTGGGCCGCGCCCGACCCCGCACAGGCGGCCCGCTGGACGGCAGGCACAGGCGGCGCGGCCTTCCCCCTCGACGAGCGGCGTGGCCACTGGCGGGCCATCGTCGGCGGCGTGCAGCACGACTTCGTGCCGCTGCCAGCCGACCTCGGCAGCGAACTGCTGCGGCGCGATTTCACGGTCAACGCGCTGGCGATGGACCAGGCCGGGCGCGTTACCGACCCGGCGGGCGGCCTGACCGACCTCCGGCGGCGCAGCCTGCGAATGATCAGCGAGCAGAATCTCAGAGACGACCCGCTGCGGCTGCTGCGGGCGGCGCGGCTCTCAACCACACTCGATTTTCGGCTGGAAGCCCAGACCCGCCTCAGCGTGCAGCATCTAGCGGCTGAGGCACTGGCCCAGCACTGGCCGCTGCCCGCCGCCGAGCGCTCAGGAGCCGAGCTGAATGCCCTGCTGCTCTCGGACCGCGCCGCCAGTGGCGTTCTGCTGCTTAAAGAGCTGAACCTGCTGGCCCTTTATCTGCCAGAACTGCTGGAGGGCGCAGGCGTCGTGCAGGGCGGCTTTCACCATCTGGACGTGCTGCACCACAACATCGAGGCGCTGCACCAATTGCTGGCCCGCTTTCCCGACGCCGATCTGGCGTTGCGTTGGGCCACGCTGCTGCATGATGTGGGCAAGCCGCGCACGCGGGGTGTCAACCCCAACACCGGGCGCAATACCTATTACGGCCACGCCGAAGTGGGCGCGCAAATGACTGCCGAGATGCTAACCCGCTTGAAGCAGCCGCGTGGTCTTACCGAGCGGGTCAGTGCCCTGGTGGGAGCGCACATGGTCCACCTACCCACCACCGAGCGCGAGGCCAGCCGCTTCGTGCACCGTCGCCGCCCCCTGCTGCCCGATTTGCTGGGCCTGATGCTGGCCGACCGCGAGGCCTCGCGCGGGCCGCACAGCACGCCGCAGACCCGCCTCGCCTACCAGCTCGGCTTCGAGCAGATACTCTCGGCGCAGCAGGAGCGGCCCGCACCCCCGCCACCGCTGCTCAGTGGCCGCCAGGTGATGGCGCTGCTAAATATCCCGCCGGGACCTGTCGTTGGCGAGGTCATACGCGCGGTGAACGAGGCGGCGGCGCTGGGCGACATCCGGACGCCCGCCGAGGCTGAAGCGTTTGTGCAAGCGGGGCGGGACAGCTTCATGTCGAATCAATCTGGCCCCCAGCAGGTAGACTCGCAGACGTGA
- a CDS encoding tyrosine-type recombinase/integrase: MIEGRRFSGMAASKTLAQQALAGLIADATRGGIADPSTVTVTEYLTQWLEGRKTSRAYRTHEVQERALRLYIRPAIGEKRLQKLSPADLRALFDSLNKKDLGAASQRQVHQLLLTSLKHALQLEIVTRNVAEIVRPNPPRKRESEELAAFTPNEAASFLAACRADPHGAWFEFALGTGMRRGEVCGLKWADLNLKAKTVAVRETISDTGGTIRISAPKTVNSRRTVHLSGETLELLSRHRERQAMTAEAIEGWADSGRIFTNLHGGTLRPNNLRRDMTRLCEAAGVRFLPIHGLRHTYASLSLQRGIPVEVVSKQLGHSTVAFTLSQYRTVYQGEREGWALGLGDMLEGKTG; encoded by the coding sequence ATGATCGAAGGCCGCCGCTTTTCCGGCATGGCCGCCAGCAAAACCCTCGCACAGCAAGCCCTGGCTGGACTGATTGCGGACGCCACACGCGGCGGCATCGCCGACCCCAGCACTGTCACTGTCACCGAATACCTCACCCAATGGCTTGAAGGCCGCAAGACCAGCCGCGCCTACCGCACCCACGAAGTGCAGGAGCGGGCCTTGAGGCTCTACATCCGGCCTGCCATCGGCGAGAAAAGGCTCCAGAAGCTCTCCCCTGCCGACCTCCGGGCCTTATTCGACAGCCTGAACAAGAAAGACCTCGGCGCGGCCAGCCAGCGGCAAGTCCATCAGCTCCTGCTGACCTCCCTGAAGCACGCCCTGCAACTGGAGATCGTCACTCGCAACGTCGCCGAGATCGTCCGGCCCAACCCGCCCCGCAAACGCGAGAGCGAGGAGCTGGCCGCCTTCACGCCCAACGAGGCCGCGTCGTTCCTGGCCGCCTGCCGGGCCGACCCGCACGGCGCGTGGTTCGAGTTCGCGCTCGGCACCGGAATGAGGCGCGGCGAGGTCTGCGGCCTCAAGTGGGCCGACCTGAACCTCAAGGCCAAGACGGTGGCCGTGCGCGAGACCATCAGCGACACGGGCGGCACCATCCGTATCAGCGCTCCCAAGACGGTCAACAGCCGCCGCACAGTGCATTTGTCGGGAGAAACCCTTGAACTGCTTTCCCGGCACCGTGAGCGCCAGGCCATGACCGCCGAGGCCATCGAAGGCTGGGCAGACTCGGGACGGATCTTCACCAACCTGCACGGCGGCACCCTGCGGCCCAACAACCTACGCCGTGACATGACCCGGCTGTGCGAGGCAGCGGGCGTGCGCTTCCTGCCCATTCACGGGCTGAGGCACACCTACGCTTCACTGAGCTTGCAGCGCGGTATTCCGGTGGAAGTGGTGAGCAAGCAGCTTGGTCACAGCACCGTCGCTTTCACGCTCAGCCAGTACCGGACGGTCTATCAGGGCGAGCGCGAAGGCTGGGCGCTGGGGCTGGGTGACATGCTGGAAGGCAAGACCGGGTAA
- a CDS encoding DUF1003 domain-containing protein, which produces MSEDHDEGVTQLLQENSTVNELLRQKAELGLTNLHRPIEQFGVLLSRPAFVITSGILFMMWIGLNLDLKFTTRKPWDEPPFFWLQGLIGALGLLVAATVLVSQSRQAQLAEQRAQLQLQFIVLTEQRTAKLIQLFEELRRDLPDVRNRVDTQAEIMQQPANPEAILEALTTLDEGGDMGLPPKEEL; this is translated from the coding sequence GTGAGTGAAGACCATGACGAAGGCGTCACCCAGCTGCTGCAAGAAAACAGTACCGTCAACGAACTCCTGCGCCAGAAGGCCGAGCTGGGCCTCACCAATCTTCACCGGCCTATTGAGCAGTTCGGTGTGCTGCTCAGCCGCCCCGCGTTCGTCATTACCTCCGGCATTCTGTTCATGATGTGGATCGGTCTCAACCTTGACCTGAAGTTCACCACCCGCAAACCCTGGGATGAGCCGCCTTTCTTCTGGCTTCAGGGCCTGATCGGTGCGCTGGGCCTGCTGGTGGCGGCCACCGTACTGGTTTCGCAGTCACGCCAGGCGCAACTGGCCGAGCAGCGGGCGCAGCTCCAGCTGCAATTCATCGTGCTGACCGAGCAGCGCACCGCCAAGCTGATTCAACTCTTCGAGGAATTGCGCCGTGACCTGCCAGATGTCCGCAACCGGGTCGATACCCAGGCGGAGATCATGCAGCAGCCTGCGAATCCCGAAGCGATTCTGGAGGCGCTGACGACACTGGACGAGGGTGGGGACATGGGCCTGCCACCGAAAGAGGAATTGTGA
- a CDS encoding VOC family protein, which produces MDWKLEVVVVPVTDIDRALSFYAEQLGFKLDHDIKVGPSRRIVQLTPRGSGCSIVLGAGQAMTPGSLHGLQLTVSDVRAARAELLDHQVEVGEIQVMGSAAPRPAEPEEDLNYVGFLFFKDPDGNSWAVQQINHRPVAPK; this is translated from the coding sequence ATGGACTGGAAACTGGAAGTCGTCGTGGTGCCGGTCACGGACATCGACCGCGCCCTCTCCTTTTACGCTGAGCAACTCGGCTTCAAGCTCGATCACGACATCAAGGTGGGTCCCAGCCGCCGAATCGTGCAACTCACGCCACGAGGCTCCGGCTGCTCGATTGTTCTGGGCGCGGGCCAGGCCATGACCCCCGGCTCACTCCACGGCCTGCAACTGACAGTGAGCGATGTGCGGGCGGCCCGCGCCGAACTGCTCGACCACCAGGTGGAGGTCGGCGAGATCCAGGTCATGGGCAGCGCCGCCCCCCGCCCAGCTGAGCCTGAAGAAGACCTCAATTACGTCGGCTTTTTGTTCTTCAAAGACCCGGACGGGAACAGCTGGGCCGTCCAGCAGATCAACCACCGGCCTGTCGCTCCCAAATGA
- a CDS encoding S24 family peptidase, with the protein MFYQLGHVFPRSVPTYKPLVLSGVAYASRLEFPVSDWGVDFEAGAPLRLLPSQRTALTEAWLVSGDSMSPTIKNGDIILINPSEAYSTHLPCAFQTPYGVMVKRRGVDGRGRNCLLSDNPDVPPFYDLDEAIALGSVYAAYLGPRKIRYIG; encoded by the coding sequence ATGTTCTATCAACTCGGTCACGTGTTCCCCCGTTCTGTTCCTACCTACAAGCCGCTGGTTCTTTCTGGCGTTGCCTATGCCTCGCGACTAGAGTTTCCCGTTTCAGATTGGGGAGTTGACTTCGAAGCGGGAGCACCACTTCGACTGTTACCAAGCCAACGCACAGCCTTAACAGAGGCATGGCTGGTCAGTGGCGACAGCATGTCACCCACGATCAAAAACGGCGACATCATTTTAATCAATCCATCCGAAGCGTACAGCACGCATTTGCCGTGCGCTTTCCAGACGCCTTATGGCGTAATGGTCAAGCGCCGGGGCGTGGATGGACGCGGCAGAAACTGCTTGCTGAGCGACAATCCCGATGTCCCACCTTTTTACGACCTAGACGAGGCGATAGCGCTGGGCAGCGTGTATGCCGCTTATTTGGGGCCGCGCAAGATCCGTTACATCGGCTAA
- a CDS encoding XRE family transcriptional regulator: MATAETWGMTNMPRAKRASNANLPAWARALRVRRAELGISQEEAAARSEVLNQTTISELENGKYELGNLTAARLAALARGLQWTLAELERAVGVDFGLGAYMESIQTQQMHTEYQQQPVYKLNSLVEKDATPFEYAWLPPGRGDDQAFTRALLIEDTDMERMGRSLHPDDIVFVRTDETAPIPDNLYAIVQESKVMIRRYVETSIGAAFVADSPALSGQLISPSKVTIVGHVYRVFSDFNNYGN, encoded by the coding sequence ATGGCGACTGCAGAGACCTGGGGAATGACAAACATGCCACGCGCAAAGAGGGCATCGAATGCCAATTTGCCTGCATGGGCAAGGGCTTTAAGGGTGCGTCGAGCCGAGCTTGGAATTAGCCAGGAAGAAGCTGCCGCACGCTCCGAAGTCCTTAACCAAACGACCATCAGTGAGCTAGAGAACGGAAAATACGAGCTTGGCAATCTGACAGCTGCTCGTCTTGCCGCCCTGGCACGCGGTCTCCAATGGACTCTTGCGGAACTCGAAAGAGCTGTTGGTGTTGATTTTGGGCTTGGAGCCTACATGGAATCTATCCAGACTCAGCAAATGCATACCGAGTACCAGCAACAGCCGGTCTACAAACTTAATAGCTTGGTTGAGAAAGACGCCACGCCTTTTGAGTACGCCTGGCTACCCCCAGGCCGAGGCGATGATCAGGCATTCACTAGGGCCTTGCTTATCGAAGATACGGACATGGAACGCATGGGCCGCAGTCTTCACCCGGATGACATCGTTTTCGTTCGCACCGACGAAACGGCACCCATACCAGACAATCTCTACGCCATCGTGCAGGAATCAAAAGTCATGATCCGCCGCTATGTAGAAACTTCCATAGGGGCGGCCTTCGTTGCCGACAGCCCTGCACTCTCGGGGCAACTAATCTCCCCAAGTAAGGTCACCATCGTGGGCCACGTGTACCGCGTATTCAGCGACTTCAATAACTACGGAAACTAA
- a CDS encoding helix-turn-helix transcriptional regulator, whose translation MRMKRLKEHRRARGLSQDGLARAAHVSSPFVAAHERGLPRNTHIDVAVRLATVLDIPVMELFAAEDIKALQINTEANSTYADRIEASA comes from the coding sequence ATGCGAATGAAACGACTGAAGGAGCACCGGCGAGCACGGGGGCTGTCGCAAGACGGCCTAGCACGTGCAGCTCATGTTTCTAGTCCGTTTGTGGCAGCGCATGAACGCGGTTTGCCGCGCAACACGCACATTGACGTTGCGGTGCGGCTTGCCACGGTCTTGGACATTCCGGTCATGGAGCTGTTTGCTGCTGAGGATATTAAGGCTTTGCAAATAAATACCGAGGCAAATTCCACCTATGCAGACCGGATTGAAGCGTCGGCCTAG